One Prunus dulcis chromosome 7, ALMONDv2, whole genome shotgun sequence DNA segment encodes these proteins:
- the LOC117634228 gene encoding VQ motif-containing protein 25-like: protein MEETLTKKQTCCSNLPAALAIHRDSQTISKAKPKIRIIHIFAPEIIKTDVANFRELVQRLTGKPSENGCSKKKNKRPRNLIPSSREEPKKNASSMADKLELMRTGYMGLDQSRERVKEEGMMWNAENSGGFLERFADLEGFIQEFGEFPLLPNLDASNSHLHGFEGTQLV from the coding sequence ATGGAGGAGACATTAACCAAGAAGCAAACTTGTTGCTCAAATTTACCAGCAGCCCTAGCCATCCACAGAGACTCACAAACAATATCAAAAGCCAAGCCCAAAATTCGAATCATTCACATATTTGCACCAGAGATCATCAAGACAGACGTGGCAAACTTCAGGGAGTTAGTGCAGAGACTCACAGGAAAACCATCTGAAAATGGCTGcagcaaaaagaagaataagagGCCAAGGAATTTAATTCCCAGCAGCAGAGAAGAACCCAAGAAAAATGCATCATCAATGGCTGACAAGCTGGAGCTGATGAGAACTGGGTACATGGGTTTGGATCAATCAAGAGAGAGAGTCAAGGAAGAAGGGATGATGTGGAATGCAGAGAACTCAGGTGGGTTCTTGGAGAGATTTGCAGATTTGGAAGGGTTTATTCAGGAATTTGGTGAATTTCCTCTGCTACCCAATTTGGATGCCTCAAATTCTCACCTGCATGGTTTTGAAGGAACCCAACTTGTCTAG